One Bos taurus isolate L1 Dominette 01449 registration number 42190680 breed Hereford chromosome 4, ARS-UCD2.0, whole genome shotgun sequence genomic window, GCCACCACTGCCAATCCCAGGAACTGTGATGGGTGGGAATCACTGTTTGAGGGAAAGTGCTGATGGAGGGCATCACTCACCCTTCTAACTGTCAAGTGTTGCTAGCATCACTGTTTAAGATAATTTGAAAATACTTACATAGTGGTAAATCCTGAGGTTCATATGTATATAATCTGTTCGAGTATCTTCCAGTTATATCAGCTCTGACTGTTAAAGAAGGATCTGCCCACAAAAAATAAGTtacttacatatttttttaagagttctGAAAATCATTCATGCCTCTAGCTCTGAAACAAACATTAAGCATATTTACAAACTAAATCAGTTTTCATACATGTTAATTCATGATGAGTTAATCAGAATTTCCATTTTAGTGTGCTACAGCTCTCTATCAACATAGTTTAGAGAACTGTACTGAAAGTATTTTGGGGATTGATTTAATAGCatgagttaatttaaaaataaaacttcaatatTTATAAGTTGCAAATATAGATATAATGAGTTTGATTGTTGAACAAGAGCTGTTGTTGACTGGGTTACTAATGACTCCCCTTTAAAAGGAATAGTACTTCAAATAGTATTAAAAGGAATAGTTTCAAATGAACTAACATTTGAaagtaaataaaagcaagaagGCTACTGATTTTGTAAATCTGATGGAAAGAGATTACACAATTACCCACAAACATGATTCTAGGCACATACTGTCCATCAGGTGATAAATTCTTATCTGTGGTCTCATGctagcaaaagaagaaaaaaaaatgttattggatTGGATTGTTTTTAACAgttgatttaaaaatactttacatAAACAGGTTTTCAGTAAATTGTATATTTTAGCCTCTTACAATTCTATATAACATTCTATGTCCACTAATACTATATAGCTCTTTTTGCCTTGAAATAAAGACTAAAAGAGATTAAACTTTTCCATTgaattgaaatattaaaaaaaaattgtagagatCATGTACCATGAGATTCAGCATGATGAAATTATTCTGAGccatttcttgtatttctttattttgggcaAACACTTTTTTTAGTGCTGTGGGGAAAGATATAATGCCAGTTAGTTTCATGGATTaagattactttaaaataatgtaGCAAAATAAAGCTAACATTTTGCATTTGTTTGCTTCTATAACTTGGATGTTAATAGTTGATTGGCCCATTGCTACTCTGTCTCTCATTGGAAAGCAATGAGGGACACAGTCTATCCAAGGTCGGGGGGAACATCAAGGGATAATCGCATTGAAATCACCAGTTTTATAATGTTACTTAATTCATTGACTCATTGGttaaagcatcatcttttcagcCAGTTTTCCCACCTTTCTGGGGAGCAGAGGATGCAGAGGGATATAAAATCCTGAAGgacacataatataaatatattcagtaGATTGCTAACAATCGTTGTAGTCAGTAAGCTCCTTAGTAAAACGGTGGTACTCCatcagttgtcttttttttttttttaatttcgagTGCCTTCTTAATTTTTAACTAGGTCACTTTCTTACTTCATATTGAAAATACAGTACGATCTCAAAAGCATAAATTACCTTGGCAGTACTGACAGTCCTCCAAGTGATGAATAACCATCAGTGGCTTGTTACTAAACAGAGAGAGGGTGAAATTGAGTCAAGTGATTCATTCGAGTCAAACTGTACAGGGAAATTAGATTTAAGGTTTTCATACTTTCTGTAAGACATTAAAATTCACAGGTTGACACATCACAGCATTGTAATctgtagtagtgttagtcataAAATGACCTCAGAACTGAAGCATCAGTCTCACCAGAAACGTAGCTCATTAGAAATGTTAATTTTCTGACTCCCTCCAGGTCCACtcaatcagaatctctggggctgGGGTCCAGGAATCACAGCT contains:
- the AGR3 gene encoding anterior gradient protein 3 precursor, translating into MMSHSVLVLCLLSITVSSNLAIAIKREKRPPQTLSRGWGDDITWVQTYEEGLFHTQKSNKPLMVIHHLEDCQYCQALKKVFAQNKEIQEMAQNNFIMLNLMHETTDKNLSPDGQYVPRIMFVDPSLTVRADITGRYSNRLYTYEPQDLPLLIENMKKALKLIQSEL